The Esox lucius isolate fEsoLuc1 chromosome 20, fEsoLuc1.pri, whole genome shotgun sequence region CTAATGCCAAGCATTTTTACATCTAAGGATTCTTATGagtaaaatcaaacaaaattaaatctGGATTAATATTATACTATTTTAATTGCACCTCAGTCTTAAAAAATTGTGTTGATGTGTTCTTTGGCTTCCAGTTTCACTAGCAAGAATAAAGAGgtaacacacatgtaaaattaagTCATCATCTATATCCACTGAGAAAAGTAAACAAATCATTAAATTAAAAGAGACAAATTTGTACAAAAACTAAGGAAACAACAACATACTGCAGAATGTGGTGGTGTATCTTTTATTTTATCTGACTGTTTAGCTTCTACTGGTCCTGTGACCCTTGTTAATTAAGGTCAACTAGATCATAAACTCTGATAAGCACAAAGACATATTAACCAAAAACTTGGTTGCATCTCCCAGGAGACTGAAACTTGGTTGCAAGTGTACCTTTCAGCAAGACGGTGACCCCAACCACATATTAAAATCCACATAGCAATTTTTTAcctcaaatataaaaaaaacatcccagtCAGCAGAATCCTTAAACactattgaaaacctgtggttgGACCAAGGCAGTTCATTAGCATGAACTGAAGCTTCTAAAGGATCTGGAAAGATTGTGTGTGGAGGAATGGTTTCCAGAAAAATGATCAGTTACAGAAAGGTTCAGTACAATTATCTTTGCAAGGGTGCCAATGATTTTGAATCTTAAtttatttggtaaatatatctctaatttgagaaatgtgaaattctgTTTGATTCTATTGAATTATTGATGTGTTTACATAAAACCTCCCAAGATGCCTGATGGCCATTACAAACCAGTTAGTAatgcaattagaacagtaaataGTTATGTAAATGTCACACTGTAAACAGTCTCATATAACACATATTTTAGTCCTTTAGCATTAAGATTCAAAGGACCCATTTAGAATAGATTTATTTCTCATAATATTTAAGAAGTGACGTTATATCATAGGAATGTGTATCTGGGTGACCTTGTCCTTTGATGTAAAGTTGTTAGATGTTTAAATGAGCAAGATACAGGAGAGATGTCAAATAATAAATTCATATTAGGACCTGCCCGAGAACATGGTGTTTACCTGCGGAACCACCAGCCTGTCCTCGGCCAAAGTGTGAGGGCGTGTATTCAAACTGAACAGTTGCTGACATATGAGTTTGCTTCTACAGCAACGTTTGCTTAACCAATAACGAATCTTAGGGGGTGTATATGGTCAGTATGCCACAGATGAGGGCTCCATCCAAACACATCCTTTGGCCATTATTGGTTAAATATTTCATGGTGCTTTCACATTTATCCCAGACACCCttccatgtttttcttttacaggaTGGGATCCTGTTTGGGATGGTGGGGGCATATGACTGGGATGGAGGGGTGCTGAAGGAGGGAACTGAGGGGCGCATCATGCCTACTCGAGAGGCGTTTGAGTCAGAGTTTCCCCAGGAACTCAAGAATCATGCTGCTTATTTAGGTGACTTATCACTGCTATAGACTCTACTTATCACTGCTGTAGACTCTACATATCTCTGCTATAGACTCTATATATCTCTGCTATAGACTCTACATATCTCTGCTGTAGACTACATATCACTGCTGTAGATTCTAATTATCACTGCTGTAGACTCTACATATCACTGCTGTAAACTCTACATAACACTGCTATATACTCTACATATCACTGCTGTAGACTACATATCACTGCTGTAGACTCTACATATCACTGCTGTAGACTCTACATATCACTGCTATAGACTCTACTTATCACTGCTGTAGACTCTACTTATCACTGCTGTGGACTCTACATATCACTGCTGTAGACTACATATCACTGCTATAGACTCTACATATCACTGCTATAGACTCTATATATCACTGCTGTAGACTCTACATATCACTTTTGTAGACTCTACTTATCACTGCTGTGGACTCTACATATCACGGCTGTGGACTCTACATCTCACTGCTGTAGACTCTACATATCACTGCTATAGACTCTACATATCACTGCTATAGACTCTACATATCATTGCTATGGACTCTACTTATCACTGCTGTGGACTCTACATATCACTGCTATAGACTCTACATATCgctgctttttttaaatgtgtgtgtttaggctACACAGTGTCGTCCGTGATGGTTGGTGACTGGAGGAGGCTGTATGTGGCTGGGGCTCCCAGGTTTAAACACAAAGGAAAGGTCATTCTGTTTGAACTGAGCAACGATGGAGATGTCAACATTGTACAGGCACTGAATggagaacaggtgtgtgtgtgcgtgttgttcACTCGTTTAACTGTCCTACATAGAGACCTATTTCAGTAAGTATTAatcaaactctctctctctctttgcctttcCCTTTCTCCACCCTCCCTCCGTCCGTAGATCGGCTCCTACTATGGCAGTGAGGTGTGTGGGCTGGATGTGGACCAGGATGGCATCACGGACGTTCTGCTGGTGGCTGCTCCCATGTACCTGGGCCCCGGGAACAAGGAGGCGGGAAAAGTGTACATTTACTCACTTAgtggggtgagagaggggggagtagGGGGAGGGCATTTGGGGTAAGGATAGGTGTGATGAGATATTAGCTCTTTATCTCTTCCCCATGTTTATCTTGTTGTCTGTCCGTCAGGAGGAGTTGTTTGTGTCCAATGGGACTCTGAAAGCAGAAGATAGGTCCCAGGATGCTAGGTTTGGCTACGCCCTGGCTTCTGTCCCGGACCTCAACCATGACGGCTACACAGATCTGCTGGTGGGGGCACCCCTGGAGGACGGACACAAGGGGGCTTTATATGTCTACCACGGCCTGGGCATCCACATcatccatacacacaaacaggtgTGGAACCGGCCTGTTACCATGACAATTGCGTGCTTCCCTAGGGGAGCGTACACCCGCAACTTCAATAAGCAGCTGACCAATCATGTAAGACTAGAGTTCACGGATACCTTTTCCAGACTGATGGACTTGTGGTGCCTGGAAAGCGTTTTGGTTACGGCGTGGTTGTATATCCATAAGGGCACACTGTGTAACTTACCAGAATGAACCAACACAGCTccctccacttctctctctctgctaatTTCCCACCtccgtcctcctcctctcttttaCCGTGTAGCGTATCGCTGGGTCgtccctgtccccctctctaCAGTACTTTGGGCGCAGTGTGAGCGGCAGACTGGACCTGGATGGAGATGATCTTTTGGACCTGGCAGTGGGAGCCCAGGGCAGCGCTGTCCTCCTCAGGTAGGGAGGGGCTAACCTGTTAGACATGGCTGTGGGGAATATCAAGTAAATGTGATGTGATCATCGTCGTTAAACCTCCACCGCCTCTCTGCTCCCTCCAGTTCTCGTAATATTGTCCAGATCAACGCGAGTCTCTTCTTCCAGCCCCACTCCATCAATGTCATCCAGAAGACGTGTCttaggggagggagggagtctgCCTGTCTCAACGCCACAGTCTGCTTCCTGGCAGTGTCCCGCTCCCCGGGACGCAGCATCAGCTTTGGTAAGGCAGGGGGAGTAGCGAGAAAGGGGTGAAACAGAGGGAGGTCGTCTGCTTGTCTCAACAGCCTATTTAATGGATCCTTCTCAGAGCTGTCGGTGGCGGCCATGTTGGATGACAGGAAGTTGTCGGCGAGGGCGTTGTTCGACAACAACagtcaaagacagacacagctaGGGGTCAGAGTTCACACTGGAGAGACTGTCTGCCACAACCTGCCCTTCCATGTTTTTGTGAGTATGATACCCGCATGCTACATACgccctaacacaaacacacagaacacacattaacatacacacaaacgaACACAAAAACTAACACAGTCCATATATTAACCCACACAACACACgccctaacacaaacacacacctcaacacacacactacactacacaccctaaaacaaacaaaatcacactgacacacaatacacaccctaaaactaaaaaaaatcacactgacacacattacacaccctaaaacaaacaaaatcacactgacacacactacacaccctaaaacaaaaaaaatcacactgacacacattacacaccctaaaacaaacaaaatcacactgacacacagtacacacccttaaacaaacaaaatcacactgacacacactaaacaccctaaaacaaacaaaatcacactgacacacattacacaccctaaaacaaacagaatcacactgacacaccctaaaacaaacaaaatcacactgacatacattacacaccctaaaacaaacaaaatcacactgacacacactacacaccctaaaacaaacaaaatcacactgacacacattacacaccctaaaacaaacaaaatcacactgacacacactaaacaccctaaaacaaacaaaatcacactgacacaccctaaaacaaaaaaaatcacactgacacacattacacaccctaaaacaaacaaaatcacactgacacacagtacacacccttaaacaaacaaaatcacactgacacacactaaacaccctaaaacaaacaaaatcacactgacacacattacacaccctaaaacaaacagaatcacactgacacaccctaaaacaaacaaaatcacactgacacacactacacaccctaaaacaaacaaaatcacactgacacacattacacaccctaaaacaaaaaaaatcacactgacacacattacacaccctaaaacaaacaaaatcacacTGACGCACAgtacacacccttaaacaaacaaaatcacactgacacacactaaacaccctaaaacaaacaaaatcacactgacacacattacacaccctAAAACAAACAGAATCACACTGACATaccctaaaacaaacaaaatcacacTGACACCCATTACACaccctaaaacaaaaaaaaatcacactgacacacactacatGGTTCCAAACAAACGTGCAACGTGCATACCATATTTTCAATGGCAAATACGCCTAGTACAGATTTTTGCTGTCATTTTGTGTCATGTATTTCATGATGTTAGTGTGCACCTTGAAGGGAAGTAGCTGTCATGTGTTTGGTTATGTTAAAAAGCCTCAAAATAGCCTTTAGTTTTCTTGGCATTTCAAATGACCTGTCTCCATTTTACTGTTATTCATTATGCCCCCTCTTGATCTCTAaccttgtgtctgtgtgtgatagGACACAGCTGACTACATCCGTCCAATCAGCTTCTCCCTGCGCTTTAAGATCAACGATACAGAGAGTGGCCCGGTACTAGACGAAGGCTGGCCCACCACCGTGAAAAgatctgtaagtgtgtgtgtgtgcgtgtgtgtgtgtgtatgtgtttgcgtgTATTGTACATGTGTGCTTGTAACATTCCAGCCAAATTGTGGAATGTAATGTACGGTTACTGTACTTTCACTACTCGTTCCTCCATTCATAATACTGTCAATGGTGTCCAGATTGCTTTCTTCAAAGACTGTGGCGAGGATGATGTTTGTGTGACTGACCTGGTGCTGCAGGCTCACATGGACATTTCTGGAACGAGGTACACCCCACATTAACACGGGCACACAACTGATTtcctctgttttgtttgtccagGAGACAAAATCTCAAGGCAAGAACATACATTCATAATAATAACTTGCCATGGTCTTCCTGGGAACTCTCCACAGACAGCAGCCCTATGTGATACGTAGTCCACGCAGGCGTCTGTCAGTAGAAGTCCAGCTACAGAACAGACTGGAGAACGCCTACAACACCAGCCTGACACTACACTCCTCACGCAACCTGCACTTCTCTAGTCTCAGCATACGGGTATGACACACGCCCACAGGTTCATGGATATACAGCACAGACTTATGCCACAAATATATCTTcatttccctcctctctctctctctctctctctgtctctctctctgtctctctgtaggaGGATGCCCAGTTCAAGATTGAGTGTACAGCTCTCAGTTCCAACAGTCACTCCTGTAATGTTAGCTACCCCGTGTTCCGCTCCCACTCCAAGGTCTGTCTGGCTGGGTTCTAGTTCAGACCCAGGTTTATCAGTCTGGCTGTGTTCTAGTTCAGACCCAGGTTTATCTGTCTGGCTGTGTTCTAGTTCAGACCCAGGTTTATCTGTCTGGCTGTGTTCTAGTTCAGACCCAGGTTTATCTGTCTGGCTGTGTTCTAGTTCAGACCCAGGTTTATCTGTCTGGCTGTGTTCTAGTTCAGACCCAGGTTTATCTGTCTGGCTGTGTTCTAGTTCAGACCCAGGTTTATCTGTCTGGCTGTGTTCTAGTTCAGACCCAGGTTTATCTGTCTGGCTGTGTTCTAGTTCAGACCCAGGTTTATCTGTCTGGCTGTGTTCTAGTTCAGACCCAGGTTTATCTGTCTGGCTGGGTTCTAGTTCAGACCCAGGTTTATCTGTCTGGCTGGGTTCTAGTTCAGACCCAGCTTTATCTGTCTGGCTGTGGTCTAGTTCAGACCCAGATTTATCTtggtaaaacatttctaaaacaatgGTTATAACACTGATGCAAACTGCTTGATAGGTTTTGCTCCTTTCTGTCTTTTCAGGTGAAGTTCATGTTGGAGTTTGAGTTCAGCTGTACGTCCCTGCTCAGTAAAGTCCAGATGAAACTCACAGCTGCCAGGTACTGGTTTCAGTCTCACTACAAACTTCGGTTGGGGCCTTAAAGAAATGAATACTTTACTGATTCTGTAGTACCCTTGTGTAGCAAACTTGAGTATATGGTTCAGTTTTATGACGATTCTCTGCAAGGCCtcagtagggttagggttagtcttTAAACCTCAGTAGTGTCGTcgtctttagacctcagtagtGTCGTcgtctttagacctcagtagtGTCGTcgtctttagacctcagtagtCTTGTTGTATTTAGACCTCAGAACCTGTGGGGAGAATCATTCCGAAGGGTTCCTCTGTGGGTGTCAAACATAATTGATATTGTCACCCCCGTGTACatcataaaaacattatctCTGGCACAAATATGTCAGCGAGTCTAGTTGATCTAAATACaactattgtagtgtaaaaacaaGATGTATGTTTCTCCTGGGGGGGGACCCATGTTCACATCCCACATCCTGTAAAGAGACAGAGGTACTTGTCATGCGTCTGCCTAATCAGCGTGTGTTCCTGACCCCACAGTGacagtgtggagagagaggctACGTTGGGAGACAACAGTGTCCAGCTCCAGACAGTGGTTCAGTATGAACCAGACCTCTTCATTACCAGgttactctctctgtctgagatTAGCGCTCCACGTGGATGATGTTACTGTAATTATACTGCTCTGTCTTACCATCCATTTCCCCTGTCTGTCTAGTGATTCTAATCTGAACCGTTATGAAGTCCACCCAACCAGAACTGTATCAGAGGCCGTAGGACCAGAGTTCTACACACACTTCAGGGTAATCAGtgctgtgtttctttttccctaaTGTCCTCACTGTacccacctccaccctcccccaTCAGCCCACCCATTTctcccaccacctccaccctcccccaTCAGCCCACCCCCTTctcccaccacctccaccctcccccaTCAGCCCACCCATTTCTCCCACCACCTCAACCCTCCCCCATCAGCCCACCCCCTTctcccaccacctccaccctcccccaTCAGCCCACCCCTTTctcccaccacctccaccctcccccaTCAGCCCACCCCCTTttcccaccacccccacccatCCCCCTCGGCCCACCCCCTTctcccaccacctccacccGCCCCCTCAGCCCACCCCTTTctcccaccacctccaccctcccccaTCAGCCCACCCCCTTCGCCCACCCCCTTctcccaccacctccaccctcccccaTCAGCCCACCCCCTTctcccaccacctccacccGCCCCCTCAGCCCACCCCTTTctcccaccacctccaccctcccccaTCAGCCCACCCCCTTttcccaccacccccacccatCCCCCTCAGCCCACCCCCTTctcccaccacctccacccGCCCCCTCAGCCCACCCCTTTctcccaccacctccaccctcccccaTCAGCCCACCCCCTTCGCCCACCCCCTTctcccaccacctccaccctcccccaTCAGCCCACCCCCTTctcccaccacctccacccGCCCCCTCAGCCCACCCCCTTctcccaccacccccacccatCCCCCTCAGCCCACCCCCTTctcccaccacctccaccctccccctccGGTCACCCCCTTCTCtcaccacctccaccctccccctccGGTCACCCCCATTCTCCACCCTCACCCTCAGCCCGCCCCCTTCTCCAACCACCTCCGCCCACCCTCTCCAGACACGCATCAGGCTGATGTGTTCTTTTCGTCCACATGTAGCTCCAGAACCTGGGCTGTTACAGTGTTAGTCAACTGGAGCTGAGGTTGAGCTTGCCCTCCATAGCGGCAGGAGACAGAGTCTTCATGACTGTCACTGACGTCTTCTCTTACAACGTACGTACCGCCCCGCTTTCAGCACTGCATCCTCTGCTGTACCAGGCAGTCCGCGGGAAACGCGCTGGGTTCTGAACCGTGACCTTTGTCCTGCCAGGTGACAGGGGTGAACTGCAGTGTAGACAGTGACCTGTCCAGGCTCAAGGCCAGACAGAGAGATGTCCGACCGTTACACCCAGAAGACATGCAGCAAACTGACCTACTGGTAAGAgcgcacatacacaaacacacacaaactcatgcgcaacacccacatacacacccattcacctacacgcgcaaacacacagtACAAGAATGATGATCACTTTCAcagatgtactgtgtgtgtgtgtgcgtgtgtgtgtgcgtgcgtgtgtgtgtgtgcgtgtagaaCTGCAGTAGGTCGTGGTGCGTGGAGGTAGTGTGTGAAGTACGGCAGCTGCTTCGGGGACAGAGCGCTCTTGTAAGAGTCAGCCGAAGGGTCCACGACAACTTCTTCAGACAGGtacaacacactgaaacacacacacaccctgaaatACTAGCAATGGAGGCAGCCAGGACAAGCTAGTCAGGCTTTTCCTAGTGATGTGGGGCCCAGCAACTGGCTGTCCGTCCCATAGGGACACTTATCAATGTAAGACACTTCCAAACTAAATAGCTCTACTGTTCTGAATCCAAATTCTGCTCATCTCCCTGTATCTAGATATGCTGTACTGAtactttaaatgtttatatCAACCTGCATGTTATAAACTCAATGCTCGTATTCCATTATCTTAAATCCTCATGTCCCATTGTCTGTAATTGTATGTGAACATTGTGTAGGTTTAGTGTATTTTACATATGTTGTCCATCTCTACCAGAACCATAATAACATGTAAAAGTATTGCTTCATATGTGGACGTGTATTCTGATTCTGACTCTAACACGTTGACTGTTTTTCTGTGCGCAGGCTAAGTTTAAGGCGGTCAGTATAGTGAGTTCCTATCGTCTGGCTGCTAAGGAATCTAACCTGGTCTCTCTGGGGAGTGGCGCCATCTGGAGGGAGGTGAGAAAACAACATATAGGACACCTGAGTTAGCCTTGTCTGTCCTGACTGGTTCACATTCAGATAAAGTTGTAAGCTAGTAGCTAATAAAAGTAAGTATCGGATGGTCGCTCCCATCTGCCTTTTTATCTCTTTAACACTTTCAGACGGTGTTGGAGGTACTTAAGGGCCGGGCTATCCCCATCTCTCTATGGATTCTGATTGGTAGTATCATCGGAGGCCTTCTGCTATTGGCACTCATCATTTTCGTACTGTGGAAGGTACACCAATCATATGTCAGCCTACAAACGCTGCTCTACCTTAcactttgtgaaaacatttctCATCTTAATTTAGACAAGTGGACACATAACAGCGTTTCTGTCAAACATTCTTCAATTTTTTTCTCCAGTTGGGGTTCTTCACTCGCAAACAGATTAAGGAGGAGGAGCATGAGGACTGAGCCTGCCCGTTGCCATGTCGCTGAatgtttacagtatgtgtgaCAACCAGAGAACCACTTCCTGCCCATGCCCACAGCAACAATGTGCACAgagactgccccccccccccccaacaatgCAGAGCTAACCACCTATGCAGATGAGGATTTCCAGAGCATGTGAATTTGAACTGTCTGGACATTCAACACTGCATGGGACAGACTGCCTCATCGAGCACCAGCCAACCCCCACATAAACTGGCATCCAGTCAGGCCCTCATCAGAACCATGCTGAATAATGGCCAGTCATCTTTCTGCAGAGATGACCCAGAAATCATGGTGGACGCAATGGGACTTAACAGGTGCTTGTTTTCCGCCTGGTGGACCAACAAAAGCAGAACTGTACAGTATTCTGCCTATTTAGTACTTCAAGTGTTGAGTGAAAATGCACTACCTGATAATGGAAGGCACTTATACTAATGTACATATTTTATCAAATTGATTTTAAACcaaattacatatttaatattCTGAAGTCATAAAGGTTTAACATTTTCATCCTACAATTGTCTAGTTTGAGTcaaatttcaaatgttgataaTGAGTCATTTGtacctttttttattgtttcttcaGACATTCAAACACCTGCATTTTGACTTTCCcccaaaataaacaatacacttgaatacacattttacttttattatATCAAATTTATTAATGTCTTCCATCATTGTTTTCAATAACTATTATACAAAACAGTCACACTAGAAGACATTGTTTAGCATAAAACTTAAATATAATGATAATCTATACGTAAGGCAAAAAAAGCTCCAAGTGAATCTACTATGTAGGTGCATATGTAAGTCCAACCATCGTGATTCTCTGgctccctctatctttctcacTTGCTCTTGGTAGAGATGATGTAAGACTCCAGTAAAAATATAGTCTCATCCACCTGGTTCTCTGTAGAGTCCAACctagaggaagagaaagaaaagtggAAGTTGAGCTATGGTAATGTCACAAGgttgttgtatttttaataagataaataatatttaaccTCAGGAAGTGAGATCATTTATTTCACCAATCCACACTAAATGTTGTGTTTCCTTGTTCACACTGCAACCTGTCAAACTCTTTTCTATTAAAACATTCTCGCATTGAGTAAAAATAACCAACATGAATTGCTATCCTGTGAAAATAGGGCTTTAGTATTGATTAGCAGCACTAGGTAGCTGTAGTACTTATTGATGTAATATCAGAAGGCCTCTAGTTATGGCCTCTATAAATCTTTAGTACAGATGTAGTAATGGCCTCTATAAATCTTCAGTACAGATGTAGTGATAACAATGGTGCCGTTGTAATAATGAAGTAGTAGTAGCAATATAGTATTAGCAGCAACAATGTAGTAGCACTAGTAATGTAGTAGTAATTCAGTAGTAGCAGAGGTGTAGTAGTACTTGTTGATGTGATGTCGCAGGGCTTCTAGCTGTTGTCTCTCAGGGGCGGTGAtcatctcctccacctctgtcaGCTGTTCAGGCTCCGCCCCACTGGCCTGCAGTGACGCCAAAATTGCCTCGATTCGCTGTGACTTCTCCAGCAGACGCCTGTCAAATCAAACACAGGAAGTCAAAATGCAGATCTGTACAACGACATTAGCAGGGAATTTACTGAACACAATGTATCTATTTATCCAGTTTGGAATCAATAAATGAACTAACTTGTTCTCCTTGGTCTCGAAGAGGCGTCTCTCGATCAGATTAGCAACAGTCTGAAAGTCAGATGTCCACTATTAattctaattgcaaacaaagccaGCTCTGCAAAGTAAGTGTTGATGTCGGACCAACTTTAACAACAACAGATGGTATAAATCTCAGCTTTGACGAGCCGCCCAACATATGCCAATATGCCCTATCGGCAGCCAATGGGTTTGCTGACTGGGTACCTTGTAGCAGTGTTGGAGCAGTAGGCGGGCAGTAGGGAGCTGGTTGACTGTGTACAGGTAGAAGGTACGTGAAGGGGCGTGGTCAGGGGTCTTGGGGATTTCCTGGGAAAGTAAACAAAAGCCTGATAATCGTGTTTTTAGTATGTGTTTTCTTCTTATGCTTATGTGGTGTACAGTAAATGTGTGTCACCTGGAGCTGCACTAGGTTCTCTGACAGCAGTGTATACAGCATGTCTTTGGCCTCCTTGGCAGGGATCATAGCAAAGTCCTCCACCTGCTTTTGCTCTAGGTGGCGCTTCCTTAGCAACAGACGGAAGATCCGTGCAGAACGTGAGCCAAACCTGACAAGGGAATAGACAGAATGAATAACAGGCAGATGACCTGAAAATACACTTACAATAACCCTTCACATTTCTGACCAGAGGGACAACAGTAAACTCacaccaatcacacacacacacacctacctctCCTGTACCACTGACTCCAGTGTAGCTCTAGCCAGGTTGGCCAAGGCTCTGTGTAGATCTGAGCGGCCAGTCAAAGAACCACCCCTTAATGTGTCACCACCTATCAATCAGCAATACGTGACTAGCATCTTTATTATTTACCAAATGACACAGGCCTTCTGTTTCCGGGACATACATTAATTagtgtgtgaaagagaaacTCAACACGTGGGTTGTAAAGGATACTGACGACGTACATCCCCCCCCCACTGTCACCCGACTTCCCTACAAACTCCATCTGCAGAATAAAGAAAGGTCCGGTTTACCCAAGTTCTCCCTGGACTCCCGTTCTACATTTGCGGTAAGTGTTAACGTTAAGATACAGGGAGGCTCATTTGATCTCAGGCCTGTTCATACCGGGTCGTCCACCAATAGGGAGAGGTACTGGTCCAGAATTGGCCGGCTGATGCTATAGTTGGGCGGGAGGGAGCGGAAGATCTCATTGGCTGAGAGCGGCTGCGTGTAGGCTGCTGTGGGCGTGGTGGTGACCTCGCTCATCCTCAACATGGTCCTCACAATCTCAC contains the following coding sequences:
- the polr3c gene encoding DNA-directed RNA polymerase III subunit RPC3 isoform X2 gives rise to the protein MTAQEVRLCGLLLQEHFGEVVERIGTHLLRGGAQNLRTIANETNTPLDLVKKSLCVLVQHGVCDFGSGRRGPGSPVEYRGNCERVLRILRYPRYIYTAKTLYGDTGELIVEEVLQRGHMTMSNTVKTVADRLTHNMEEGRSMEYSEVVSSFSKLVETHFLQRCPPVAETATAAPSATPATHRTPASVTPPTAESNPDCYKLPPVTLTGRGKRRRSSDDGEEPGGVKKAKMDSESCGDEGIYWQVNFERFHQHFRDQAIISAVASKLDQTSSEIVRTMLRMSEVTTTPTAAYTQPLSANEIFRSLPPNYSISRPILDQYLSLLVDDPMEFVGKSGDSGGGMYVVNLHRALANLARATLESVVQERFGSRSARIFRLLLRKRHLEQKQVEDFAMIPAKEAKDMLYTLLSENLVQLQEIPKTPDHAPSRTFYLYTVNQLPTARLLLQHCYKTVANLIERRLFETKENKRLLEKSQRIEAILASLQASGAEPEQLTEVEEMITAPERQQLEALRHHINKLDSTENQVDETIFLLESYIISTKSK
- the itga10 gene encoding integrin alpha-10, with the translated sequence MELHKYLLSLMLVVLLKGLCESFNIDIKRPRIFTGPEEALFGFSVLQHENEGEKSMLVGAPWDGPLNNRRGDVYKCLVEDESNSNCTKVNLGERAFHNISRNLKNSHLGMTLSPDSPDGFLACAPLWSQECGTSVFSTGICTSVSDDLEPRETIAPTAQRCATYMDIVIVLDGSNSIYPWYQVQNFLSNILSKFHISPEQMQVGVLQYGEVAVHEWSLRDYQTTQEVVEAAKNISRQEGRETRTAYAIHMGCTEAFSPERGAREGATKVMIVVTDGESHDGEELPDALEECEKRNITRYAIAVLGHYIRRQQDPETFISEIKYIASDPDDKYFFNVTDEAALNDIVDALGDRIFSLEGTLAYNESSFEFEMSQIGFSTHVLDDGILFGMVGAYDWDGGVLKEGTEGRIMPTREAFESEFPQELKNHAAYLGYTVSSVMVGDWRRLYVAGAPRFKHKGKVILFELSNDGDVNIVQALNGEQIGSYYGSEVCGLDVDQDGITDVLLVAAPMYLGPGNKEAGKVYIYSLSGEELFVSNGTLKAEDRSQDARFGYALASVPDLNHDGYTDLLVGAPLEDGHKGALYVYHGLGIHIIHTHKQRIAGSSLSPSLQYFGRSVSGRLDLDGDDLLDLAVGAQGSAVLLSSRNIVQINASLFFQPHSINVIQKTCLRGGRESACLNATVCFLAVSRSPGRSISFELSVAAMLDDRKLSARALFDNNSQRQTQLGVRVHTGETVCHNLPFHVFDTADYIRPISFSLRFKINDTESGPVLDEGWPTTVKRSIAFFKDCGEDDVCVTDLVLQAHMDISGTRQQPYVIRSPRRRLSVEVQLQNRLENAYNTSLTLHSSRNLHFSSLSIREDAQFKIECTALSSNSHSCNVSYPVFRSHSKVKFMLEFEFSCTSLLSKVQMKLTAASDSVEREATLGDNSVQLQTVVQYEPDLFITSDSNLNRYEVHPTRTVSEAVGPEFYTHFRLQNLGCYSVSQLELRLSLPSIAAGDRVFMTVTDVFSYNVTGVNCSVDSDLSRLKARQRDVRPLHPEDMQQTDLLNCSRSWCVEVVCEVRQLLRGQSALVRVSRRVHDNFFRQAKFKAVSIVSSYRLAAKESNLVSLGSGAIWRETVLEVLKGRAIPISLWILIGSIIGGLLLLALIIFVLWKLGFFTRKQIKEEEHED